In Candidatus Angelobacter sp., the genomic stretch ATCGAGTTGTATGGACCTTCAACAAGGGGCTGATGACCGGCGTCATCAAACCGACCAGCAGGGTTTATCGGTTTGTCGTCGTGAAACCCATTCGGACCGGAATTGGAAATATTGGAAAGAACCTCACTTACCCGGGGCGATTGATCAACAATCTGCTCCAGGGAAAGTGGCGGGGCGCGCGCGATGAATCCTACCGGTTTGTCTGCAATAGCACCGTCGGGGTGGCCGGGTTCTTCGACGTGGGGACGAAATGGAAGATTCCGAAATCGGACGCGGACTTTGGCCAGACCTTCGGCCGATGGGGGTGGAAGCCCAATTGCTATCTGATGTTGCCGATTTTTGGACCGAGCAATGAACGAGACACCGTCGGTCTGGCGGCCGACACGGCCTCCAATCCGTTGATTTATATCGCTCCTTACAAATTTGTCGCGAACGATCCACTGACCTATCTCGGCCCCTACACCTATTTCAACTACGCGGTGATGTATAACGATCTCGCCGACACCGTTGGGGAATATGTGCGCTTCAGCCGGGCCGAAATGGATCCGTATTCCGAGATTCAGTACGCCTGGACGTTCGCGCGGGAGAATCGAGTCGCGGATTTTCAGGTGAAAGGAAAACAGGACGAGGCGTCGCTGGAAACCCTTGAATCCGTATTCTTCACTTTCAAGGACCCTGAATTCCCCGGCCGCGGCAAGACCCGGTCGGTCCTGATTCCGGCAACCGGCCGGAAACTAAAATTCACGTTTTGGTTGCAGCCGCGGAAAGCCCCCGTGGTTTATATCGTCCCAGGTCTGGGCTCGCACCGGCTCGCCCAATCCTCTCTGGCGCTGGCCGAGCTGGTTTACAAAAGCGGCTTCTCCGCCGTGTGCGTCAGCAGCGCGTTCAATTCCGAGTTCATGGAACACGCGTCGACCGCGGCGGTGCCGGCTTATCTGCCGGTGGACGGTCACGATGTGCACGTCGCGTTGACGGAAATTGATCACCGCCTGCACGTAAAGTATCCGGACCGGTTGGGAGACAGGGCGCTGATGGGCTATTCAATGGGCGCGCTCCATTCCATGTTCGTCGCCGCTGCCGAGCCGACGAATCAACCGCCGTTGATCAAATTTGACCGCTACGTCGCCATCAATACGCCGGTTCGCATGGCACAGGGGCTTTCGAAGCTGGACGAATTTTACCGGGCACCCCTGGCCTGGCCCGCGGCGGAACGGACCGATGACATCGAGAACACTTTTTTGAAGGTGGCCGCCCTGAGCAAGAGCACGCTTACACCCCAGACCTCCCTGCCCTTCAACTCCATCGAGTCCAGGTTTCTCATTGGCCTGATGTTTCGACTCCAGTTGCGCGATATTATTTTCAGCAGTCAGCGGCGGAACAATCAGGGAATCCTGCAACACCCGATCCGGAGTCTCAGGCGCGACCCGGTGTATCAGGAAATCCTTCAGTATTCCTACCAGGATTATTTTCAGAAGTTTGCGATTCCGTATTACCAGGCCCGCGGCGTCGCGTCGCCGACGGCGGAAGCGTTGGAAAAAGCCGGTGATTTGCGGACCTATGAAGCCGCCCTGCGCGCCAATCCCAACATTCGCGTCATCGTCAATCAAAACGATTTTCTCCTGTCGGATGAGGACCTGGCTTGGCTTCATGCCACATTTGCGCCGGAACAATTGACCGTCTTCGCGCAAGGCGGGCACCTCGGAAATCTTTCCAATCCGGCGGTGCAAAAGACGATTTTAACGGCGCTGGCGGGTTTGAAGTCATCTTCACCCAAATCGGATTGATCGTCCCAGCCCGCTCGCCGGGGCTGGATCCATAAACGCATGGTCAGGTAAATCCCCAACGGGAAATCCTCTATAGCGCCCCCGCTGTTTTCCGTGCTTAGGTTATTCTGTAATGAACGATAAGCAGATCCTTCAAGGGGGCGAATCAACCGGCGCGTCACTTCAATTCCAAACGAATCCGCCTCATCGCATACTCGTGGTGGATCATGACCCTTATGTTTGCCATCTCAGTGCCGACGTGCTGATCAGGCATGGCTACGTGGTGAACGCCGCCGAAGACGGCGCTGCCGGCTGGGAAGAGCTTGAGGCCAACAATTACAATCTTCTGATCATCGAGTACGAACTGCCCAAGATCACCGGCCTCAGACTTGTCAGGAAGCTGCGTGCCGCCCGCATGGCCCTGCCGGTCGTCCTGGTCGCAGCAAGATTGCCTGCGCGCGAGCTGGCCAGAAACTCATCGCTCCGACTTGCGGCCACGCTGTTGAAACCCTTGGCCGTTGTTCCGTTGCTGGACACGGTGAAAATCGCCCTGCGCGTGACCGACAGTCCCGGCGGACAGATCGCTCCGCCGCCAAACTCTCAAAACCAGCCAGCAGCCGGGGGTTGGCAACCAAAGCTGACCGCGGCCCATGCCAGCACCACCACACAAGTGCTTCAGAAAATTCACGAGTCTTATTACGCTTACTCCCATTGGGGATTAAACGATTGAACGGGATGCACACCTGTTTAGCGACGGAATTGCGGAGCAGTTCCTGGCGAAGTTCCAGAAACAGGCCGATTTGACCGGGATGCGGGATAAAATCTGGTTGACGGTGCCGATATGGGCTGCCAAAAAAGTTCCGCCCATGAAGATCTGAAACTGCCGCGCGCGTCGCCTCCACTGTTACTGTCACCCCCGGCGGAGCGGCCGTGATCCAGCGACGCGGATTTCCTGCCAATTAACTCCGTTGCCGGCCCGGTTCGCCGATGTTTCAGCGTGTCCATCGGCGTCCGCAACGCAGACACCGCATTTATGCCGCGGGGTCTATCCCCCCGTAGAGAAGTCTCTGCCGATCGCGTAGAGTCACCGCATATGAAACGAATCCTTTTCTTAACCGGCGTTGTCACCATCCTCACTACGACCGGATGTCTTGTTTCCGAAGGCGGACCGCACGGACATTATCGCGGGCACGAGGGTTTCGGACACGAGAGTTTCCGAGGTCATTCGGAAGTCGTAGTAGAACCCCGGGAAGTCATAGTGCATCCGCCCGAAATCATCGTGCGGTAGTTCGCGTTGGTGATGAGTAACGGCAGCCTGATTGAAAAAGGCGTCAGTCTCCGCCCGCCCGGAAATCATCGGACAGGATGCAGATGTCAGGCTTCTTCAATCCGGCGGCTCACGGGCCAGGAATCCGCCTGGGGCAAGTCGTCGTACCCGCGGAGATGTCTTCTCCTGTTCGCGTCGAGACACCCGAACAAGCCCGGTCTTCCAGAAAAGCAGCGCGCGGTTGGTTCCAAGCCAATGGATCAATTCGTGGCAGACAGACAGTCAATCACAAAGACCGGGGCTTTCCTGATGCGCCAAACGGCTTGAAAACATTCCGCTCCAAAATTCCCGTGGCGGCCAAAGTGACCGTCACCGTCTTTCTCTCCGTGCTCGTCCCGGTTTATTGGCGCACCTATGGGCTTGGCAATTTCTTGTGGTTCTGCGATACGGCCCTCATTCTTACCGTCGCGGGGATGTGGCTGGAAAGCTCGCTGCTCATCGCCATGTGCTCCGTTGGCATTCTGCTTCCGCAATGCCTTTGGCTGGCGGACTTCGGCAGCAATCTCCTCGGATTTCACCTTCTGGGCCTGACCAGTTACATGTTCGACCGCCATCTGCCTCTTTTCACCCGCGGGTTGTCGCTTTTTCATGGCTGGCTGCCCTTGCTGCTTGTCTGGCTTCTGGTCCGCCTGGGCTACGACAAACGGGCTTTGTCTGCCTGGACCGGCCTGGCCGCAGGGTTGGTGCTCGTCTGCTATTTTTTTACTCCGCCCGCCGGCGCCCATCTGGCCGACCCCAACGTCCCCATCAACATTAATTATGTTTACGGTTTCAACGACCAGCGCCCGCAAACCTGGATGAACCAAAACTTGTATGTCATTCTGTGGCCTGGCGCACTGTGGCTCGCCGCCTTTCTCCCCACTCACCTGGCCTTGCGCAAAATCTTTACGACGCCACCGCCAGCGGCCGGCCTGAAGCGCCGAATCCGATTCCTCCAGCCGTCCGAACCTGCTTTCCAGAGTCTGGTTCATAAACATTCGATAGGGTAAACCCCCAAGGGTAATCCCCTGAGTAGCGCCCGCCGGGTTGCGCCTTCTATTATCAGGCAGCGAAATAACAAAGCGCGGTCAAATGCAGAGTCAACCAAACAAGAAAGTAAACCTATGCCGAAGGAAGCCATTTT encodes the following:
- a CDS encoding VacJ family lipoprotein, with amino-acid sequence MKTESGRRIRNSALVVLSLCVSPFAHGQKPAVGVTKPPAAETVILPKSVPDPLEPVNRVVWTFNKGLMTGVIKPTSRVYRFVVVKPIRTGIGNIGKNLTYPGRLINNLLQGKWRGARDESYRFVCNSTVGVAGFFDVGTKWKIPKSDADFGQTFGRWGWKPNCYLMLPIFGPSNERDTVGLAADTASNPLIYIAPYKFVANDPLTYLGPYTYFNYAVMYNDLADTVGEYVRFSRAEMDPYSEIQYAWTFARENRVADFQVKGKQDEASLETLESVFFTFKDPEFPGRGKTRSVLIPATGRKLKFTFWLQPRKAPVVYIVPGLGSHRLAQSSLALAELVYKSGFSAVCVSSAFNSEFMEHASTAAVPAYLPVDGHDVHVALTEIDHRLHVKYPDRLGDRALMGYSMGALHSMFVAAAEPTNQPPLIKFDRYVAINTPVRMAQGLSKLDEFYRAPLAWPAAERTDDIENTFLKVAALSKSTLTPQTSLPFNSIESRFLIGLMFRLQLRDIIFSSQRRNNQGILQHPIRSLRRDPVYQEILQYSYQDYFQKFAIPYYQARGVASPTAEALEKAGDLRTYEAALRANPNIRVIVNQNDFLLSDEDLAWLHATFAPEQLTVFAQGGHLGNLSNPAVQKTILTALAGLKSSSPKSD
- a CDS encoding response regulator, whose product is MNDKQILQGGESTGASLQFQTNPPHRILVVDHDPYVCHLSADVLIRHGYVVNAAEDGAAGWEELEANNYNLLIIEYELPKITGLRLVRKLRAARMALPVVLVAARLPARELARNSSLRLAATLLKPLAVVPLLDTVKIALRVTDSPGGQIAPPPNSQNQPAAGGWQPKLTAAHASTTTQVLQKIHESYYAYSHWGLND